The following coding sequences are from one Kogia breviceps isolate mKogBre1 chromosome X, mKogBre1 haplotype 1, whole genome shotgun sequence window:
- the GPR34 gene encoding probable G-protein coupled receptor 34 encodes MVTMTTTSVSSWPCSSQGVHFITNHSVQWPYNFSGASNFTACSMDEKLLSNVLTTFYSVIFILGLVGNIIALYVFLGIHRKRNSIQIYLLNVAIADLLLIFCLPFRIMYHINQNKWTLGVILCKVVGTLFYMNMYISIILLGFISLDRYIKINRSIQQRKVITTKQSIYVCCIVWIIALAGFLTMIILTLKKGGHNSTMCFHYRDKHNAKGEAIFNYILVVMFWLIFLLIILSYIKIGKNLLRISKRRSKFPNSGKYATTARNSFIVLIIFTVCFVPYHGFRFVYISSQLNMSSCYWKEIVHKTNEIMLVFSSFNSCLDPVMYFLMSSNIRKIMCQLLSRRFQGEASRSESTSEFKPGYSLHDTFAAAKIQSTS; translated from the coding sequence ATGGTAACAATGACAACAACTTCAGTCAGCAGCTGGCCTTGCTCCTCCCAGGGAGTGCACTTTATAACTAATCACAGCGTCCAATGGCCATACAACTTCTCAGGAGCCTCAAATTTTACTGCCTGTTCCATGGATGAAAAATTACTCTCTAATGTGTTAACAACATTCTACTCTGTTATTTTCATCTTGGGCCTCGTTGGAAACATAATTGCCCTCTATGTATTTCTGGGTATCCACCGCAAAAGAAATTCCATTCAGATTTACCTACTCAACGTAGCCATTGCAGACCTCTTACTTATCTTCTGCCTCCCTTTCCGAATAATGTATCACATTAACCAAAACAAGTGGACACTAGGTGTGATTCTTTGCAAGGTTGTGGGGACACTATTTTACATGAACATGTACATTAGCATTATTTTGCTTGGATTCATCAGTTTGGATCGCTACATAAAAATTAATCGGTCTATACAACAACGGAAGGTGATAACAACCAAACAGAGTATTTATGTTTGCTGTATAGTATGGATAATTGCTCTTGCTGGATTTTTAACTATGATTATTTTAACCCTTAAGAAAGGAGGTCATAATTCCACAATGTGTTTCCATTACAGAGATAAGCATAATGCAAAAGGAGAAGCAATTTTTAACTACATTCTTGTGGTAATGTTCTGGCTAATTTTCCTACTAATAATCCTTTCATATATTAAGATTGGCAAGAATCTATTGAGGATTTCTAAAAGGAGGTCAAAATTTCCTAATTCTGGCAAATATGCCACTACAGCCCGGAATTCCTTTATTGTGCTTATCATTTTTACTGTATGTTTTGTTCCCTATCATGGCTTCCGATTTGTCTATATTTCTTCACAGCTAAATATGTCGTCTTGCTATTGGAAGGAAATCGTTCACAAAACCAATGAGATCATGctggttttctcatcttttaatAGCTGTTTAGATCCAGTCATGTATTTCCTGATGTCCAGTAACATTCGCAAAATAATGTGCCAACTTCTTTCTAGACGGTTTCAAGGGGAAGCGAGCAGGAGTGAAAGCACTTCAGAATTTAAACCAGGATACTCCCTGCATGATACATTTGCTGCAGCTAAAATTCAGTCTACTTCTTAA